The genomic DNA CTGGAGGCCTGGAAGACCAGCTCGTCTTTCCCTCATCTAAAATTGCTTTGCATTTACTTTACAGTGGCTTtgtaaaaaaatcaaataataaattatgaaTACCTCAAAAAATTAACATGGAAACTAATTTCATTAcgcattttatttgtattaaatttCAGACATTTCAAGCTAATCTCTTTGTAAAAACACCTATTTAACACTTTGAAACTTTAAAATTTTCTACTTTATTAACTTTATTCCATGGGCGAGGACGTTTctgaaaatatgcaaaaatgtaatttcacaAACTTTGTCTAATGATTAGATAAATCTGAAGTGAATCTAGTGTCATTAAAAGCCTTTATTGATATTTGGTCAGTACATGAAATGAGTTGAAATCAGAATATGAATCCGACAAGATacagctcagaaaaaaactacaCACAAGTTCAACCAAACTTCTCTTGTCATGGGAACAgaaaacagtttttaaaaaatgttaccaTCAAGAAACCAAGGACATTCCGAACCAACATGGCAAGTGAAGAAAACCTGCAGATCAGTGACCTAAACCAAGCATTATGGAACAACAAAATTTTATAAAGGATTTCTGGTTTTCAGTGAGCAAATTAAAATTTACAGGAACAGTGGTGTTCAAATGGCTGAGGTTGCAAAAGAGAAAcgtttaaaaccttaaaaaaaaaaacaaatccaatCAGAACtacatattcattcatgtgGTGCTCAATGAaattggctttctgaaaatgtgGCAAAAGAATCAGTCATGACTGAaagtggtttaaaaaaaaaaataataataataatcttggaTCTTTGATTTCTCTTTAAGCAAAAACTAACTGGCCCTAAATGTGTGGCTTTTGTTTGTCATgagtataaaaacaaaacaaaaaacagaaacaaaccaaaaccaaaaaaaaataaaaaataaaaatgaaaacagtacATATTAAGAAATATTACAAAACAGACCCTGCAGAGGCGCTGGAAGCTACCGAGTTGGTGGCAACAGTAGCAGCAGCTGCAGTGGAGTCCAGGCCGTTCTGAGCACTGTGACGTGTGCTTGCCGTCCTATTGCCCTTGGAGACAGTAGCAGCCTCATGGGAATCAGCATTGGAGTCTGTGTCGTTAGAGTGCTGGGTCACTGACGTCTCACTGCCTGTTGGAGAGTCCACACTCTCATAACCTGCGCTCAGCTGAGTCACGTAACCTTCCCCACCTCCCTGGCTCGCTGCATCCTCTGAGTGGTTGGAGAGTTTTGACACACCCCCATGGGCAGGGCTGGAGACTGAGGGTGACAGTGGGTAATCCTCATCTGCACTGCTTGCTTCCCGGTACAGACTGGACCCAGACGTGCCCCGTTGAGACGAGTTCCCATTGGAGGGTCCGTTGGACACCCTCCCGCAGTCTTTCCCCCCAGCAGAACTTGCAGTGGGCGTTGCATCTGTTTGAGTGCCTGGCTCTGAATTAGAAGGGGGAGAGGGGGAAGTCCTGCTAGGACCAGCTCCACTTGAGCTGCCCTGGGCCTGCTGGGAGAGCTGCTGCTTGGTTTCCCTCAGTTGCTGCTGCAGAACCAGGATGGTGCTCTGCATGCCCTCTACCTCCTCATCAAGCTGAATAATGAAGTCATTTAGCTCTAAATGATGAAAAGGAAATATCAATTGTTAAAATtagtgtacattttaaataaaaattacattaacTTCAAACCGAGACATCAGTGAATAAAACATCGTATTgcattcacaaataaataaatttattcaTGACTCCAACATTTTTCAAAGTAGTGAATAATTAGAGGGTTTATTTTTAACTCTAAAATTTGTTTTAACTTTTCATCCATGCAGGAGATTGTCTGGCAAATCATGATATCTCCCGATACAAtggttttgtttaataaataaataaataaataaataaataccaacCTATAATGCACATCTTACTAATGATAATCTTAAAACAATGAGTGTCAACCCgagtgtgtgcttgtgtatctgcacattaaaaattatttcaacATATCACTGTTCTATATTGCCTGTGTTAGCACCATATTTAAATGTCAATATTGAGGAAAAATTACAACACAGTATTAGTTCAACCCTAATGACAAGATAAAAACATTAATGACTATGTTTGCAATTAATAAGTTGAAATACTAACAGGGAAGCATTAATTTTGCTGCGTATATAAAACTAAGAATAGAAAAACCTTCTCTCACCATCCTGGCTACTCTTGAGCTCTTCGCTGTATTTCTTCTGTAGGGCAAGTTCAGCCTCTAGCTGGGCAATGCGCCCTTGTGACAGCTGCCTGCCCAGCTCCTGGTTCTCCTGGATCAGCATACGGCACTTCGCCATCAGCTTCTTACCAGTCTGGCTGCAAGGGAGACAAGTCTGACATCACATGGTGAACACAGCCACAGGCACAATACGGATGGCCATAGCAACTGCCAACCACTGGGAAAATTGCAGTCCCTTAAGCACACTTGTCATTTGTCAAATGATGACCTATgacattaaaatgatttatgaaTGACAAACAATTATGAAAAATCAATGAACACTTATCAAAACATCACAccaataataaattaaacagaTGAATTGCTCAACCTGTAAATGTAAAGGTTAGTAGTTAAAATGTCACCTTGTAAAATTCAATAAACTTAATTATAAAGTGGCATCAACAATTACAAACAGACAGACCGCAAACAATGATGGTTTACCACTAGATAAGCACCACACCATGGTTATGGCAATATCCCTATACATAGCTTGTACCCTTTTAAAACCCCAATACAAACCCTATAGGTTAATGTAATATGCTTACGGCAATTTTCTCTTCGTAATCTATTTGTTGTGCAAGAAGTGGCACTGAAATACAACTGCCACAATATACAACCAATGCCACTTTCAATATTTCCATTGAGCATAATACCGTTCTGTTTTCTATGGGTCAGAGctgccaaaataaataaaagttactATAAAACTGCACTTCATAGGCACAGTTAAATGTACAACAAATTATGACAGTAACAGGCATGGTGTGACAATTAGAAGTTTATATGTTTTTGATGGACACACCTTTGTCGGAAGCctaagacagaaaaaaaaatatttttttaaaatgtttcaaaattcaGAAAAACATCCATAATTACTACTACTGCCTAGAATAAAACCAAGATGttaaattagttttaaaaatttttGCAAGGAAATTCTGTGGGATTTTCAGCATGATAAAtccagaaaaaacaaaagaacccTTGCCTGGACAAAAAAAATCCTATTAACATTAAGATCTCATACTGCTGGCCTTTAAATAACAGAAACACAGTGGCGGCAATATGAATGGCAGCTCATAATGAATCACAACGTGTGACCTTTGTGCAGTACATGAAAtaggcagaaaataaaatcagaagCTAAATAATGGATATGAAAAGATCATGTCCCAGCCGAGTGCGCTAAAGTTAATTTTGTTCTAAAGCGTATTCAAAACCATGCACAAAAACCTCACTTTGGATTCCCGGTATTAGTACCTAAAGCATTAAATGCTACaacaaaaaagagagaacaaCACTAGACAGTTCTGTAACCACAAATGTGTCACAAGGAACAGCTGCTTATAAAAAGTATCTAAATTTGTGTGCAATTTAAAATTGAACAGGTGCTTAACTCTTGGATCTCTAACTTGTAATCAAAGGACACAGCAGCAAAGACATACATATAAACAGTTTCTTATCTAAGACATATGAGCGTtcacaatgaaataaaaaattgcAACTGCAGCAGTGTCTTGGCAGTTCCTTTTAAAATGGTCCATTACTAAACCTGGGCCAATTGTGCTTTTTCCCCCTCCTTTTTTTGTTATTTCCTAAAAATCACACTGCTGTAAGTGCAAAGAGCATTTataagaacaaacaaaaaagcaaaatataaattcaggaacacaaaaaagagaaaaaggaaaagtTAAAACACTGTACCGTCTCTTGCACCGATGTGATGAACATTAATCAAAGTCTCTGAAGACCAGAGGGTCATACCCTGTCCCCAAAGTATTACATCATTACAAAGGCTCCTCCCCCAGAGTCTTAGGATCGTTAACTCCTCTCATTGTATTACATCACACTACTGTTCCCCTCCCCCATGTGCCTTCTAAAGTCTTACCCAGAGTCTTAAGAGTCTTGGGAGTTCTACATTGATGGGGGTAAAAGAGGGGAGATATTCATGTGAAACATATTTTATAGGGGTCATGGTTTAaacgttttttttcttttcttttttttttttttttttttgcttaaactACAGTTCAAACAGCTCCAGAGCCAACGCCTTTCTCAAGTCTCTTTCAATGGCCGCCAACGATTTATTACAGCAAACTGTCTAACATGAGTTGTTGGGGCTGGAAGGAGGGTTTGTTTCCGCCGTGACCACCTCTTCAGGCACAGTCCCAATTCCTTCAGGCCTCTGAACCATGAGGGGGTGTGGGGAAGAGAAAGCTGAAACAACAGTGTCACCTGACCAAAACTGTCTTTTCAGTTTCTGTTCactttcatttttacattactGTATGATAATAGCAGCACAGTACAAGagaaaaaatgtctttctgtttttttgcttttaagtctgagtcttgTTGTGAACCATAGTATTTCGGTCTTCCCCCACTATTATCTGCACTCCTGCAGTGGAGAAAGTGAGGGGTGAGTCAGGAAAGTCTTGACTTTTGTTTGGAGGGGGGGAGTTATTTTAGTTTACCTATCAGGTGTAAATTTCCAGGCACTCAGTTCATTTTGGGCTTGCTCCAGTTTGTCTTTAG from Hoplias malabaricus isolate fHopMal1 chromosome 7, fHopMal1.hap1, whole genome shotgun sequence includes the following:
- the wtap gene encoding pre-mRNA-splicing regulator WTAP, whose amino-acid sequence is MTNEEPLPKKVRLSESDMKTLTREELCTRWKQHEAYVQVLEEKYADLNSNDVTSLKESEEKLKQQQQESARRENILVMRLATKEQEMQECTTQIQYLKQVQQPSAAQLRSSMVDPAINLFFLKMKAELEQTKDKLEQAQNELSAWKFTPDSQTGKKLMAKCRMLIQENQELGRQLSQGRIAQLEAELALQKKYSEELKSSQDELNDFIIQLDEEVEGMQSTILVLQQQLRETKQQLSQQAQGSSSGAGPSRTSPSPPSNSEPGTQTDATPTASSAGGKDCGRVSNGPSNGNSSQRGTSGSSLYREASSADEDYPLSPSVSSPAHGGVSKLSNHSEDAASQGGGEGYVTQLSAGYESVDSPTGSETSVTQHSNDTDSNADSHEAATVSKGNRTASTRHSAQNGLDSTAAAATVATNSVASSASAGSVL